The following coding sequences lie in one Oceanicola sp. 502str15 genomic window:
- a CDS encoding tripartite tricarboxylate transporter permease, producing MDFFSNLALGLGVAFTLQNLFYCFLGALLGTLVGVIPGLGVLAAISMLFPLTFHLEPTTALIMLAGIWYGTTYGGSTASILLNLPGTPANAVTCLDGYPMAKQGRGGIALFMTTVASFFGASFGIILLTLFTPIIADYALRFGSAEYFALMLMGLVASSTISEGSAIKGLASVTIGIVIGLVGMDTQTATVRFAFGNLGLLEGVSLIALAMGVFGVAEIIMSVRRVSAADIDPESVKLKAIVPTRDDVRRSWFPMLRGASMGSFFGTLPGTGPSIAAFLSYAVEKRISKTPERFGNGAIEGIMGPESANNAADQTAFIPTLSLGVPGSATMALMLGVLMIHGVAPGPNLISTEPELFWGLIMSFWVGNIILLLLNIPLIGLWVRMLTIPYHLLYPAVLMFICIGAYTSGFSPLNIWMVAAFGALGYAMRIFRFPGAPLLLGFVLGPLMEEHFRRAMVLARGDFTVFFERPISAVIMAITGLVLIWGVWSSEALRNKRRARAQAPETGRGAPGQAEEEAREGTN from the coding sequence ATGGATTTCTTCAGCAACCTTGCGCTTGGTCTCGGCGTCGCCTTCACGCTGCAGAACCTGTTCTACTGCTTTCTCGGCGCCCTGCTGGGCACGCTTGTCGGGGTGATCCCCGGGCTCGGCGTTCTGGCGGCGATCTCGATGCTGTTTCCGCTGACCTTCCACCTCGAACCCACCACGGCGCTGATCATGCTGGCGGGCATCTGGTATGGCACGACCTATGGCGGCTCCACCGCCTCGATCCTGCTCAACCTGCCCGGCACGCCCGCCAATGCGGTGACCTGCCTTGACGGCTACCCCATGGCCAAACAGGGCCGCGGAGGCATTGCCCTGTTCATGACGACCGTGGCGAGCTTTTTCGGGGCATCCTTCGGGATCATCCTGCTGACGCTCTTCACGCCGATCATCGCGGATTATGCGCTGCGGTTCGGCTCGGCCGAATACTTCGCCCTGATGCTGATGGGGCTGGTGGCCTCTTCGACCATCTCGGAGGGCTCCGCGATCAAGGGGTTGGCCTCGGTCACCATCGGCATCGTCATCGGGCTTGTCGGGATGGACACCCAGACCGCGACCGTGCGCTTTGCCTTCGGCAACCTCGGGCTGCTGGAGGGCGTCAGCCTGATCGCGCTGGCCATGGGCGTGTTCGGGGTGGCCGAGATCATCATGTCGGTGCGGCGAGTGAGCGCGGCGGACATCGACCCCGAGAGCGTGAAGCTGAAGGCCATCGTGCCGACGCGGGACGACGTGCGCCGGTCGTGGTTTCCGATGCTGCGGGGCGCCTCGATGGGCTCGTTCTTCGGCACCTTGCCGGGCACCGGGCCGTCGATTGCGGCCTTCCTCTCCTATGCCGTGGAAAAGCGGATCTCGAAGACCCCGGAGCGCTTCGGCAACGGGGCCATCGAGGGGATCATGGGGCCGGAATCGGCAAACAACGCGGCTGACCAGACCGCCTTCATTCCCACGCTTTCGCTCGGGGTGCCGGGCAGCGCAACCATGGCGCTGATGCTGGGCGTGCTGATGATCCACGGTGTTGCGCCGGGGCCGAACCTGATCAGCACCGAGCCGGAGCTGTTCTGGGGGCTGATCATGAGCTTCTGGGTCGGCAACATCATCCTGCTGCTGCTGAACATTCCGCTGATCGGGCTCTGGGTGCGGATGCTGACCATACCCTACCATCTGCTCTACCCGGCGGTGCTCATGTTCATCTGCATCGGGGCCTATACCTCGGGCTTCTCGCCGCTGAACATCTGGATGGTCGCCGCCTTCGGTGCGCTGGGCTACGCGATGCGGATCTTCCGCTTTCCGGGCGCTCCGCTGCTGCTGGGCTTCGTGCTGGGGCCGCTGATGGAAGAGCACTTCCGCCGGGCGATGGTTTTGGCGCGGGGCGATTTCACGGTGTTCTTCGAGCGCCCGATCAGCGCGGTGATCATGGCCATCACCGGGCTGGTGCTGATCTGGGGTGTCTGGAGTTCGGAGGCCCTGCGCAACAAGCGCCGCGCCCGTGCGCAGGCACCGGAGACCGGGCGCGGTGCGCCCGGGCAGGCCGAGGAGGAGGCCCGCGAGGGCACGAATTGA
- a CDS encoding tripartite tricarboxylate transporter substrate binding protein, producing the protein MKKMMTALAIAAGLASPLAAQDWPSGTVSIVVPYSPSGNTDILARHMAPYLEEKWGQPVVIDNRPGGGSMVGTAQVSQANPDGLTLLVTTSAFVTAPAIQPDLPFDPRTDLTPIANVGYVSYILVTQGDSPFDTLEELVADSKENPKFAATAGLGTTTHFAIEQFIAQSGANFDVVHFKGGGPAVVAILSGEADIYGSSVSSAGDNIASGKVKVLAVLGNDRIDALPDVPSTAELGYPETEIHQWVGVFAPGGTDPEIVAKINADINEVLRNEEFIAKVTPLDWTLEQSTPEGFAAEVDQELTSWKKLAEDQGISK; encoded by the coding sequence ATGAAGAAGATGATGACTGCCCTGGCAATCGCCGCGGGCCTTGCAAGCCCGCTCGCGGCACAGGACTGGCCGAGCGGAACGGTGTCCATCGTGGTGCCCTATTCGCCCTCGGGCAACACCGACATTCTCGCCCGCCACATGGCCCCCTACCTCGAAGAAAAATGGGGCCAGCCCGTGGTGATCGACAACCGCCCCGGTGGTGGCTCGATGGTGGGCACTGCGCAGGTGAGCCAGGCCAACCCGGACGGGCTGACGCTGCTGGTGACCACATCGGCCTTCGTGACCGCCCCGGCGATCCAGCCCGACCTGCCGTTTGACCCGCGCACCGACCTGACGCCGATCGCGAACGTGGGCTACGTGTCCTACATCCTGGTCACCCAGGGCGACTCGCCGTTCGACACGCTCGAGGAGCTGGTTGCCGACAGCAAGGAGAACCCCAAGTTCGCCGCCACGGCCGGCCTTGGCACCACGACCCACTTTGCCATCGAGCAGTTCATCGCACAGTCGGGCGCCAACTTCGACGTGGTGCACTTCAAGGGCGGCGGCCCTGCCGTTGTCGCGATCCTGAGCGGTGAGGCCGATATCTATGGCTCTTCCGTCAGCTCGGCGGGCGACAACATTGCCAGCGGCAAGGTGAAGGTGCTTGCCGTGCTCGGCAACGACCGGATCGACGCGCTGCCCGATGTGCCCTCGACCGCCGAACTGGGCTACCCGGAGACCGAGATCCACCAGTGGGTTGGCGTCTTTGCGCCCGGTGGCACCGATCCCGAGATCGTGGCCAAGATCAACGCCGACATCAACGAGGTGCTCCGCAACGAGGAGTTCATCGCCAAGGTCACGCCGCTGGACTGGACGCTCGAGCAGAGCACGCCCGAGGGGTTTGCCGCCGAGGTCGACCAGGAGCTGACGAGCTGGAAGAAACTGGCTGAAGACCAGGGCATTTCGAAGTAA
- a CDS encoding nitronate monooxygenase family protein, translated as MNDSTPQKQSARAAVEALRAGLRLPVVAAPMFLVSNTALTTALCASGVVGSFPALNARPQEELSTWLAEIEAARDAARAEGRPFAPHAVNIILRKTNARMEADIQTCIAHEVPILITSMSAPDEVTPRIHAYGGLVFHDVTTVRHAKRAIRAGVDGLILVCAGAGGHGGLLNPFAFLSEVRGFWDGPVILAGALTTGAQVLAAELLGADLCYIGTRFIATAESAAVDPYKQMLTEADAGDIIYTPYFSGTPANYLGPSITRAGLDLDEIRQPAEGTTGTPGERHLRWKDIWGAGQGVGQITDAPPAAALVDRMVEEYETARAAWRARMDQGR; from the coding sequence ATGAATGACAGCACCCCACAGAAGCAAAGCGCCCGCGCCGCCGTCGAGGCGCTGCGTGCCGGGCTGCGTCTGCCGGTTGTCGCGGCCCCGATGTTCCTCGTCTCCAACACCGCGCTGACCACGGCCCTCTGCGCCAGCGGCGTGGTCGGCTCCTTCCCCGCGCTCAATGCCCGCCCGCAAGAAGAGCTTTCCACCTGGCTCGCGGAGATCGAAGCCGCGCGCGATGCGGCCCGCGCCGAAGGCCGGCCCTTTGCGCCCCACGCCGTCAACATCATCCTGCGCAAGACCAACGCCCGGATGGAGGCCGACATCCAGACCTGCATCGCCCATGAGGTGCCCATCCTGATCACCTCGATGAGCGCGCCCGACGAGGTGACGCCGCGCATCCACGCCTACGGCGGGCTGGTGTTTCACGATGTCACGACCGTGCGCCATGCCAAACGTGCGATCAGGGCCGGGGTGGACGGGCTGATCCTTGTCTGCGCCGGCGCGGGCGGGCACGGCGGCCTGCTCAACCCCTTCGCCTTCCTCTCAGAGGTGCGCGGCTTCTGGGATGGCCCCGTCATCCTCGCCGGCGCGCTCACCACCGGCGCGCAGGTGCTCGCCGCCGAGCTTCTGGGCGCCGACCTGTGCTACATCGGCACCCGCTTCATCGCCACCGCCGAAAGCGCCGCGGTCGATCCCTACAAGCAGATGCTCACGGAGGCCGACGCGGGCGACATCATCTACACCCCCTACTTCTCCGGCACCCCCGCCAACTACCTTGGCCCCTCGATTACCCGCGCGGGCCTCGACCTCGACGAGATCAGGCAGCCGGCAGAGGGCACCACCGGCACGCCGGGAGAGCGCCACCTGCGCTGGAAGGACATCTGGGGCGCCGGCCAGGGCGTCGGCCAGATCACCGATGCGCCGCCCGCCGCCGCACTGGTGGACCGCATGGTGGAAGAATACGAAACCGCCCGCGCCGCGTGGCGCGCACGGATGGATCAGGGCCGCTGA
- a CDS encoding acyl-CoA dehydrogenase family protein produces MSRDWNAMAEAGFRAHLRAFIAQNCPEALRHLRLRQPPGVTMPWYKALHAAGMIAPGWPAELGGMALTPERHLVFIEEMEAAGTPWLHDSGVRNLGPAIIAFGTEAQKADYLPKIAAGEQIWCQGYSEPGAGSDLASLRCAGRIEGGTITITGQKIWTTSAHHATHCFCLVRTSSEGPKQNGITFVLVDMATPGITVRPIRNLGGEDDFCEVFFDGVSVGTECILGAVDDGWKVARSLLGFERIWAGSPRRARKALGELEAVVEAAGLGDDGLWQDRLVQAEFDVLDGQDLYRSFADLVSTEGRVGTEVSALKITATEAFQRISEWTLEAAGQGGVEEVVPVPGQPAPAFTWFESRAPAIFSGANEIHRNILARRVLGLGKEAAR; encoded by the coding sequence ATGAGCCGCGACTGGAACGCCATGGCGGAGGCCGGCTTTCGCGCGCATCTGAGGGCCTTCATCGCGCAGAACTGCCCGGAGGCGCTGCGCCACTTGCGGCTGCGCCAGCCGCCCGGCGTGACCATGCCGTGGTACAAGGCGCTGCATGCGGCGGGGATGATCGCGCCGGGCTGGCCCGCAGAGTTGGGCGGCATGGCGCTCACGCCCGAGCGGCACCTCGTGTTCATCGAGGAGATGGAGGCCGCGGGCACGCCTTGGCTGCATGACAGTGGCGTGCGCAACCTCGGCCCGGCGATCATTGCCTTCGGGACCGAGGCACAGAAGGCCGACTACCTGCCGAAGATCGCGGCGGGGGAGCAGATCTGGTGTCAGGGCTATTCGGAGCCGGGGGCGGGGTCGGACCTTGCCAGCCTGCGCTGCGCGGGGCGGATCGAGGGCGGGACGATCACCATCACCGGCCAGAAGATCTGGACCACCTCGGCGCATCACGCGACCCATTGCTTCTGTCTCGTCCGCACCTCCAGCGAGGGGCCCAAGCAGAACGGCATCACCTTCGTGCTGGTCGACATGGCCACGCCGGGGATCACCGTGCGCCCGATCCGCAACCTCGGTGGCGAGGACGACTTTTGCGAGGTCTTCTTTGACGGGGTGAGTGTGGGCACCGAATGCATTCTCGGGGCGGTGGACGACGGCTGGAAGGTGGCGCGCTCGCTGCTCGGGTTCGAGCGGATCTGGGCCGGATCGCCGCGCCGGGCGCGCAAGGCGCTGGGCGAGTTGGAGGCGGTGGTGGAGGCCGCCGGGCTGGGCGATGACGGGCTTTGGCAGGACCGGCTGGTGCAGGCGGAGTTCGACGTGCTCGACGGGCAGGATCTCTATCGCAGCTTCGCCGATCTGGTCAGCACCGAGGGCCGGGTGGGCACCGAGGTGTCGGCGCTGAAGATCACCGCGACCGAGGCGTTCCAGCGGATCAGCGAATGGACGCTGGAGGCCGCGGGGCAGGGCGGGGTGGAGGAGGTGGTGCCGGTGCCGGGCCAGCCCGCCCCGGCCTTCACGTGGTTCGAGAGCCGGGCGCCGGCGATCTTTTCGGGGGCCAACGAAATTCATCGCAACATCCTCGCCCGGCGGGTGCTGGGGCTTGGCAAGGAGGCCGCAAGATGA
- a CDS encoding enoyl-CoA hydratase/isomerase family protein: protein MAEIEYSREGAIARITLNRPERKNALAGEMRVELRHAFDRANEDDEVRVVVLDAMGETFCAGADVDKIQKRDPKGSRNNLQWNGHRLIRAIYTTEKPVIASVQGACVGLGLSMAMAADFIIAAEDARFSCIFARRGLAPDTGAVFFLTRLLGQARARELVYSTRFFSAPEAADFGMVNRVVPATELAKATRAFAQEYAEAPTYAIAMAKKMFQMAQSPSLDSFLELEALTQPGVHQTHDFNEGVTAFREKREAKFTGR from the coding sequence ATGGCCGAAATCGAATACAGCCGCGAAGGCGCCATCGCCCGCATCACCCTCAACCGCCCCGAGCGCAAGAACGCGCTCGCGGGCGAAATGCGGGTCGAACTGCGCCATGCCTTCGACCGCGCCAACGAAGATGACGAGGTGCGCGTGGTGGTGCTCGACGCCATGGGCGAGACCTTCTGCGCCGGGGCCGACGTCGACAAGATCCAGAAGCGCGATCCGAAGGGCTCACGCAACAATCTGCAATGGAACGGCCACCGGCTGATCCGCGCGATCTACACCACCGAGAAACCGGTGATCGCCTCCGTGCAGGGCGCCTGCGTCGGCCTCGGCCTCTCCATGGCCATGGCCGCCGATTTCATCATCGCCGCCGAGGACGCGCGCTTCTCCTGCATCTTCGCCCGGCGCGGCCTCGCGCCCGACACGGGCGCGGTGTTCTTCCTCACGCGCCTTCTGGGCCAGGCAAGGGCGCGGGAGCTGGTCTATTCCACCCGCTTCTTCTCCGCACCCGAAGCCGCCGACTTCGGCATGGTCAACCGCGTGGTGCCCGCCACCGAGCTGGCCAAGGCCACCCGCGCCTTCGCGCAGGAATATGCCGAGGCCCCCACCTATGCGATCGCCATGGCCAAGAAGATGTTCCAGATGGCCCAATCCCCGAGCCTCGACAGCTTCCTCGAACTCGAAGCCCTGACCCAGCCCGGCGTCCACCAGACCCACGACTTCAACGAGGGCGTCACGGCCTTCCGCGAGAAGCGCGAGGCAAAATTCACCGGGCGGTGA
- a CDS encoding MaoC family dehydratase: MLNVDALEGWEFPLLEQRYTADQTMLYAATLGFGQDPLSAGQLRFVYEKELAAVPTFAAILCHPGRWTAAPELGVTLTKTVHGEQRVFLHKPLPPEGDLVARARVHAVQDKGEKGALIHAARTLYDRAGGDPVASILHSTFCRADGGFGREFGTVPKAEPLPERAPDVVVDIETRPEAAVLYRLNKDRNPLHIDPDYAARAGFERPILHGLCTWGLAARAMLEGVLEHDETGLRSIEARFSRPVFPGETVRFLIWREDGLCRFRARVEARDVTVLDAGRCLIGAGHDAPEYMVPA; encoded by the coding sequence ATGCTGAATGTCGATGCGCTCGAAGGCTGGGAGTTTCCGCTGCTGGAGCAGCGCTACACGGCTGACCAGACCATGCTTTATGCCGCCACGCTCGGCTTCGGGCAGGACCCGCTCAGCGCGGGACAGTTGCGGTTTGTCTACGAGAAGGAGCTGGCGGCGGTGCCCACCTTTGCCGCCATCCTCTGCCACCCGGGCCGCTGGACGGCGGCGCCCGAGCTGGGGGTGACGCTGACGAAGACGGTGCATGGCGAGCAGCGGGTGTTTTTGCACAAACCGTTGCCGCCCGAGGGCGACCTCGTGGCGCGTGCGCGTGTGCATGCGGTGCAGGACAAGGGCGAGAAGGGGGCGCTGATCCACGCCGCGCGCACCCTCTATGACCGCGCCGGCGGCGACCCGGTGGCGAGCATTCTGCACAGCACCTTCTGCCGCGCCGACGGCGGCTTTGGCCGCGAGTTCGGCACCGTGCCGAAGGCCGAGCCGCTGCCGGAGCGCGCGCCCGACGTGGTGGTCGATATCGAGACCCGGCCCGAGGCGGCGGTGCTCTACCGGCTCAACAAGGACCGCAACCCGCTGCACATCGACCCGGACTATGCCGCAAGGGCGGGGTTCGAGCGGCCCATCCTGCATGGGCTCTGCACCTGGGGGCTGGCGGCGCGGGCGATGCTGGAGGGGGTGCTGGAGCATGACGAGACCGGGCTGCGCTCGATCGAGGCACGCTTTTCGCGCCCGGTGTTTCCGGGCGAGACCGTGCGCTTCTTGATCTGGAGGGAGGACGGGCTGTGCCGGTTCCGCGCAAGGGTCGAGGCGCGGGACGTGACGGTGCTGGATGCGGGGCGCTGCCTGATCGGCGCGGGGCATGATGCGCCCGAGTACATGGTGCCGGCATGA
- a CDS encoding tripartite tricarboxylate transporter TctB family protein, whose product MYRIDYVDIVGGALLVLFGVAVTYTSVTFYPMGTPSRMGPGMFPAGLGVVLVVLGLLLALQALRRPGPRPDVRIFSPLFILGGIAAFAAIIVPFGLIPAIVAILVISSLADLRIRPVSLVISCIGLSLFAPFVFVFLLGLQIPLLRWPF is encoded by the coding sequence ATGTACCGGATCGACTACGTGGACATCGTGGGTGGGGCGCTTCTTGTCCTCTTCGGTGTTGCCGTGACCTACACATCGGTCACGTTCTATCCGATGGGCACGCCGAGCCGGATGGGCCCCGGGATGTTTCCGGCGGGCCTTGGCGTGGTGCTGGTGGTGCTCGGGCTGCTGCTGGCGCTTCAGGCGCTGCGACGCCCCGGGCCGCGGCCCGATGTGCGGATCTTTTCGCCGCTGTTCATTCTGGGCGGCATTGCCGCCTTCGCCGCGATCATCGTGCCCTTCGGGCTGATCCCTGCCATCGTCGCGATCCTGGTGATCTCTTCGCTGGCCGATCTGAGGATCCGCCCGGTCAGCCTTGTCATCAGCTGCATCGGGCTCAGCCTGTTTGCGCCCTTCGTCTTCGTGTTCCTGCTCGGATTGCAGATCCCCCTCCTGCGGTGGCCCTTCTGA
- a CDS encoding acetate--CoA ligase family protein: MTAHDTPTREAGGLDAMFKPRAIALVGASDDPYKIGGRPLRYMAEAGSAVTLYPVNPTRETVQGVKAYPSVSAIPEQVDQVILAVPASRVEAAVEDGLAAGVKSFVMFSAGFAEAGEAGAAAQAALVARIRAGGARLLGPNAMGLFNTNDRIFATFSSALDRGIPEVGRVGVVSQSGAVGSYIQNLILTRGVNISKFVATGNEADVEASECLEWMAGDPETDVLVVYLETCRNGPGLMRALEVARANGKPVIVLKAGRTEAGQHVAASHTGAMAGSAAVFDAALTAAGAHLCRSLAELVELTYTCANGVLPKGRNLAIITVSGGIGVMSTDAAIEQGMALPPMSDAAFDTIRESLPLAVGLNPLDTTAATIGDRTIFMGAVEQMLASQSYGSVMLFVGNAGLNPRDPKIMAEGLTKLTRQYPETLFAICTQSTPENAKAFEATGFLVFENPESCVAAFSGAARLGEVLRAPVPAPAALAAPVALPERLDEVSSAGLLAGAGLRFARSETAGSAEEAARLAGEIGYPVVLKVRSPDIAHKSEVGGVKVGLADAEAVREGFDAIMASARAAAPEAEILGVSVNQMVAGGVQCILGTHRDATFGPMVMVGLGGIYTEVLKDTVMRPAPVARDEALEMIRSLKGFALLDGARGAEKADIGALAENIVALSAFAAAQGAALEGAEINPMIVLPEGCIGVDALVIPAR, from the coding sequence ATGACCGCCCACGACACGCCCACCCGGGAGGCCGGAGGCCTCGACGCCATGTTCAAGCCCCGCGCCATCGCGTTGGTGGGGGCCTCGGACGACCCCTACAAGATCGGCGGACGGCCGCTGCGCTACATGGCGGAGGCGGGCTCGGCGGTGACGCTCTACCCGGTGAACCCGACGCGGGAGACGGTGCAGGGGGTGAAGGCCTACCCCTCGGTCAGCGCGATCCCCGAGCAGGTGGACCAGGTGATCCTCGCGGTGCCCGCCAGCCGGGTGGAGGCCGCAGTGGAGGACGGGCTGGCTGCCGGGGTGAAGAGCTTCGTGATGTTCTCGGCAGGCTTTGCCGAAGCGGGCGAGGCGGGCGCCGCGGCACAGGCGGCGCTGGTGGCGCGCATCCGCGCGGGCGGGGCGCGGCTGCTCGGCCCCAACGCGATGGGGCTGTTCAACACCAACGACAGGATCTTCGCCACCTTCTCCTCGGCGCTCGACCGGGGCATCCCCGAGGTCGGCCGCGTGGGCGTGGTCAGCCAGAGCGGGGCGGTGGGGAGCTACATCCAGAACCTGATCCTGACCCGTGGCGTGAACATCTCGAAGTTCGTGGCGACCGGAAACGAGGCTGACGTGGAAGCCTCGGAATGCCTTGAGTGGATGGCGGGCGACCCGGAGACGGATGTGCTTGTCGTCTACCTCGAAACCTGCCGCAACGGGCCCGGGCTGATGCGGGCGCTGGAAGTGGCCCGCGCGAATGGCAAGCCGGTGATCGTGCTGAAGGCCGGACGCACCGAGGCGGGCCAGCATGTGGCCGCAAGCCATACCGGTGCGATGGCGGGCTCGGCGGCGGTGTTCGACGCGGCGCTGACGGCGGCGGGCGCGCATCTGTGCCGCTCGCTCGCGGAGCTGGTGGAGCTGACCTACACCTGCGCCAACGGTGTGCTGCCAAAGGGGCGCAACCTTGCCATCATCACAGTTTCGGGCGGCATCGGCGTGATGTCGACCGATGCGGCGATCGAGCAGGGCATGGCCCTGCCGCCGATGAGCGACGCCGCTTTCGACACCATTCGCGAGAGCCTGCCGCTGGCGGTGGGGCTGAACCCGCTGGACACCACGGCCGCGACCATCGGCGACCGGACGATCTTCATGGGCGCGGTGGAGCAGATGCTTGCGAGCCAGTCCTACGGCTCGGTGATGCTTTTCGTCGGCAATGCGGGGCTGAACCCGCGAGATCCGAAGATCATGGCCGAGGGGCTGACGAAGCTGACGCGGCAATATCCCGAAACGCTGTTTGCGATCTGCACCCAATCGACCCCCGAAAACGCCAAGGCCTTCGAGGCGACGGGCTTTCTGGTCTTCGAGAACCCCGAGTCCTGCGTGGCGGCGTTTTCCGGCGCGGCGCGGCTGGGCGAGGTTCTGCGCGCGCCCGTGCCTGCACCCGCGGCGCTGGCTGCGCCGGTGGCCCTGCCCGAGCGGCTCGACGAGGTGTCTTCGGCCGGGCTTCTTGCGGGCGCGGGCCTGCGCTTTGCCCGCTCGGAAACGGCGGGAAGCGCGGAGGAGGCGGCGCGCCTGGCCGGGGAAATCGGCTATCCGGTGGTGCTGAAGGTGCGCTCGCCCGACATTGCGCACAAGTCCGAGGTGGGCGGCGTGAAAGTGGGCCTTGCCGATGCGGAGGCCGTGCGTGAGGGCTTTGACGCGATCATGGCCTCGGCCCGCGCCGCCGCGCCCGAAGCGGAGATCCTCGGGGTCAGCGTGAACCAGATGGTTGCGGGCGGGGTGCAGTGCATTCTGGGCACCCACCGCGATGCCACCTTCGGGCCGATGGTGATGGTGGGGCTGGGGGGCATCTACACCGAGGTGCTGAAGGACACGGTGATGCGCCCGGCCCCCGTGGCGCGCGATGAGGCGCTGGAGATGATCCGCAGCCTGAAGGGGTTTGCCCTGCTGGATGGCGCGCGCGGGGCGGAGAAGGCCGATATCGGCGCACTGGCCGAGAACATCGTGGCGCTTTCGGCCTTTGCCGCCGCACAGGGCGCGGCGCTGGAGGGAGCCGAGATCAACCCGATGATCGTGCTGCCCGAGGGCTGCATCGGGGTCGACGCGCTGGTGATCCCGGCGCGCTGA
- a CDS encoding acyl-CoA dehydrogenase family protein: protein MTALDDDTARMIADSVAAYARGPALPGHVAELHAQGWLHCALPEEAGGLGFGVDAAALIAGGLARACRAEPVAATYMAARMLALVAPDSAPSQALAEEGRLVSLALGEVGGEGGGLSGVLRHVPPAAVHLVVAGEALCAVPGTTGRQTRVDGVQLETLTLEAVEAERLAQGPAVSAALRQVRAEGRLVVAAELLAHAEVMLEMTLEHLRTRQQFGQSLGQFQALQHKAVDLYSAGLMARAVLDGALAGASGGLAPDDLDRASCRAKARVNDCAMATARGAIQMFGALGITEESPLAPHIKRVLALVPWLGTSAELRRAYARTGRVLTNADRKDQAA, encoded by the coding sequence ATGACCGCGCTCGACGACGATACCGCACGGATGATCGCGGACAGCGTGGCCGCCTATGCACGCGGGCCGGCGCTGCCGGGCCATGTGGCGGAGCTCCACGCGCAGGGCTGGCTGCACTGCGCCCTGCCGGAGGAGGCGGGGGGCCTTGGGTTTGGCGTCGATGCCGCCGCACTGATTGCGGGCGGGCTGGCGCGGGCCTGCCGGGCGGAGCCGGTAGCGGCGACGTACATGGCGGCACGGATGCTGGCTCTGGTGGCGCCCGACAGCGCCCCGTCGCAGGCGCTGGCCGAGGAGGGGCGGCTGGTGTCGCTCGCGCTGGGCGAGGTGGGGGGCGAAGGCGGAGGTTTGAGCGGCGTGCTGCGCCACGTGCCCCCTGCGGCGGTGCATCTGGTGGTGGCGGGGGAGGCGCTTTGCGCGGTGCCGGGCACGACCGGGCGGCAGACCCGCGTGGATGGGGTGCAGCTTGAAACGCTCACGTTGGAGGCTGTGGAGGCCGAGCGCCTTGCGCAGGGGCCTGCGGTTTCGGCGGCGCTGCGGCAGGTGCGGGCCGAGGGACGGCTGGTGGTGGCCGCAGAGCTGCTGGCCCATGCCGAGGTGATGCTGGAGATGACGCTGGAGCATTTGCGCACGCGGCAGCAGTTCGGGCAGAGCCTCGGGCAGTTTCAGGCGTTGCAGCACAAGGCTGTGGACCTCTACAGCGCGGGGCTTATGGCACGCGCGGTGCTTGACGGCGCGCTGGCCGGGGCCTCTGGCGGGCTTGCGCCCGATGATCTCGACCGCGCGTCCTGCCGGGCCAAGGCCCGGGTGAACGACTGCGCGATGGCGACCGCTCGGGGCGCGATCCAGATGTTCGGGGCGCTGGGCATCACCGAGGAAAGCCCGCTGGCGCCCCACATCAAACGCGTGCTCGCGCTGGTGCCATGGCTTGGCACCTCGGCCGAGCTTCGCCGTGCCTACGCCCGGACCGGGCGGGTGCTGACAAACGCCGACAGGAAGGACCAGGCCGCATGA